In the Hordeum vulgare subsp. vulgare chromosome 7H, MorexV3_pseudomolecules_assembly, whole genome shotgun sequence genome, one interval contains:
- the LOC123411817 gene encoding probable inactive leucine-rich repeat receptor kinase XIAO, protein MAVPPPPLLILAQLLCILLLGARAALHERDAAALRDVRAGLRDLPGSRFFESWDDGASAPCAYAGVVCAPDEDDPSGALLRVSVLTLGTGLSDSPGLAGSVPASLASLTALTDLVLYPGRVGGSIPEDIGSGLRRLRLLSLAGNQLTGPVPESLAGLPELHTLDLGNNRLEGAIPSGLLLPSSPSLKVLILANNVGLSGQIPDQFPSSQLFHVDLSHNAITGALPPLPPTLRYLSVAGNSMEGTLDGAFAGNGHGPADLAFLDLSMNDFSGSIPPEVFALPSASSLLLSRNNFTGSLVVPEAPASATPPWSVVDVSHNGLSGEVPGALAAAGSLYVNNNKISGEVPEAVARSVFDGRMTTFYAQHNFLTGFPVPPTPLPDSTALCLSYNCMDLPSASAADGCPTIGGPLESRPADQCRSSGGDG, encoded by the coding sequence ATGGCGGtgccccctccccccctcctcatCCTCGCCCAGCTGCTCTGCATCCTGCTCCTCGGCGCGCGCGCGGCGCTGCACGAGCGGGACGCGGCGGCGCTGCGGGACGTGCGGGCCGGCCTGCGGGACCTGCCGGGGTCGCGCTTCTTCGAGTCCTGGGACGACGGCGCGTCCGCCCCGTGCGCCTACGCCGGCGTCGTGTGCGCGCCCGACGAGGACGACCCCTCCGGCGCGCTCCTCCGCGTGTCGGTGCTCACGCTCGGCACCGGCCTCTCCGACTCCCCCGGCCTGGCCGGCAGCGTCCCGGCCTCGCTCGCCAGCCTCACCGCGCTCACCGACCTCGTCCTCTACCCGGGCCGCGTGGGCGGCTCCATCCCGGAGGACATTGGGTCGGGCCTCCGCCGCCTCAGGCTCCTCTCGCTGGCCGGGAACCAGCTCACCGGGCCCGTGCCCGAGTCCCTGGCGGGGCTGCCGGAACTGCACACGCTCGACCTCGGCAACAACCGCCTCGAGGGCGCGATTCCCTCCGGCCTGCTGCTGCCGTCGTCCCCGAGCCTCAAGGTGCTCATCCTGGCCAACAATGTCGGCCTCTCCGGGCAGATTCCCGACCAGTTTCCCAGCTCGCAGCTGTTCCACGTCGACCTCAGCCACAACGCGATAACCGGCGCGCTCCCGCCCCTGCCTCCGACGCTCCGGTACCTCTCAGTGGCCGGGAACTCGATGGAGGGGACCCTCGACGGAGCCTTCGCCGGCAACGGCCACGGCCCAGCCGACCTGGCATTCCTCGACCTGTCGATGAACGACTTCTCGGGCTCGATCCCGCCGGAGGTGTTCGCGCTCCCGAGCGCTTCGTCGCTGCTCCTGTCCCGCAACAACTTCACGGGGTCGCTGGTCGTGCCAGAGGCGCCCGCGTCCGCGACGCCGCCGTGGTCGGTGGTGGACGTCAGCCATAACGGCCTCTCGGGCGAGGTCCCGGGggcgctggcggcggcggggagcCTGTACGTGAACAACAACAAGATCTCCGGAGAGGTCCCGGAGGCGGTGGCCCGCAGCGTGTTCGACGGGCGCATGACGACCTTCTACGCGCAGCACAACTTCCTGACGGGGTTCCCGGTGCCGCCGACCCCGCTGCCGGACTCCACGGCGCTGTGCCTCTCCTACAACTGCATGGACCTCCcgtccgcctccgccgccgacgGGTGCCCCACGATCGGCGGGCCCCTGGAGTCGAGGCCCGCGGACCAGTGCCGGAGCAGCGGCGGCGACGGCTGA
- the LOC123410614 gene encoding putative laccase-9: protein MLQTCYAHTDHTDAQGPKAGRRFRTSQAVLAVGPVRSPAMGAGKVLAVWLVGVVVAAFIIAAQGSPSSSARRRYSFLEDDGLSRLHGHPHYDFVIKQSNYTRLCREKTILTVNGEFPGPTIYARKGDVVVVNVFNQGDKNITLHWHGVNQPRSPWWDGPEYITQCPIQPGSKFTYRIIFSEEEGTLWWHAHSPMDRATVHGAIVIRPRRGATYPFTKPHREIPIILGEWWNDDIGQVLADAVSTGSDFQPSDANTINGQPGDLFACSGEDAFRLPVKHGKTYMLRIINAALTNGFFFAVAGHRLTVVGSDASYTKPFVVDHVFIDSGQTVTVLLKARRGRSNARYFYMASRPLVTNPQATLDNSTATAVLEYTDARAAPADAARDLPGLPAINDSSAAAAFTARLRSLASKEHPADVPRHVDEHMLVTVAVNEIACARGEACKGPHGNRFASSLNNVSFETPRSDILGAYYRSAVGGVVRTDFPDNPPSPFNFTADDLPPELALTARDTRVKVLEYGTVLEVVLQGTTILGGDSHPMHLHGFSFYVVGRGIGNFDKRTDPAKYNLVDPPYQNTVSVPKNGWVAIRLRAENPGVWFMHCHFERHMVWGMETVFIVKNGKGPDAKIMPPPPNMPRC from the exons ATGCTCCAAACCTGCTACGCCCACACGGATCACACGGATGCGCAAGGGCCAAAAGCTGGGCGTAGGTTTCGAACTTCTCAAGCCGTTCTAGCTGTCGGCCCTGTTCGGTCGCCGGCGATGGGCGCCGGCAAGGTGCTGGCAGTTTGGTTGGTCGGCGTGGTGGTTGCAGCGTTTATCATCGCAGCTCAAGGATCGCCGTCGTCGAGTGCTCGCCGCCGTTACAGTTTCCTC GAAGACGACGGACTGAGTCGCCTTCACGGTCACCCTCACTACGATTTCGTC ATCAAGCAGAGTAACTACACGAGGCTCTGCCGTGAAAAGACCATCCTTACCGTCAACGGCGAGTTCCCCGGCCCGACCATCTATGCGAGGAAGGGCGACGTCGTCGTTGTCAACGTCTTCAACCAAGGCGATAAGAACATCACCCTCCACTG GCACGGAGTGAACCAGCCGCGAAGTCCGTGGTGGGACGGGCCGGAGTACATAACGCAGTGCCCAATCCAGCCCGGCAGCAAATTCACCTACCGGATCATCTTCTCCGAGGAGGAAGGCACGCTGTGGTGGCACGCGCACAGCCCCATGGACCGCGCCACCGTGCATGGCGCCATCGTCATCCGCCCCAGGCGCGGCGCAACGTACCCATTCACCAAGCCGCACAGGGAGATACCCATCATCCTTG GCGAATGGTGGAATGACGACATTGGACAAGTGCTTGCTGACGCCGTCTCGACGGGCAGCGACTTCCAGCCTTCGGACGCGAACACCATCAACGGCCAGCCCGGTGACCTGTTCGCTTGCTCCGGCGAGGATGCCTTCAGGCTGCCAGTCAAGCACGGCAAGACGTACATGCTCCGGATCATCAACGCGGCGCTTACCAACGGCTTCTTCTTTGCCGTCGCCGGGCACCGCCTCACGGTGGTCGGCTCCGACGCTTCCTACACCAAGCCGTTCGTCGTCGACCACGTATTCATCGACTCCGGCCAAACGGTGACCGTGCTGCTCAAGGCCCGCCGTGGCCGCTCCAACGCCCGGTACTTCTACATGGCGTCCAGGCCGCTGGTGACCAACCCGCAGGCCACGCTCGACAACAGCACGGCCACCGCTGTCCTCGAGTACACTGACGCGCGCGCGGCGCCGGCCGATGCGGCGCGTGACCTCCCCGGCCTTCCCGCCATCAACGACAGCTCCGCGGCGGCCGCATTCACGGCGCGGCTCAGGTCGCTGGCCAGCAAGGAGCACCCGGCCGACGTGCCCCGGCACGTCGACGAGCACATGCTCGTCACGGTGGCCGTCAACGAGATCGCGTGCGCGCGCGGCGAGGCATGCAAGGGGCCGCATGGCAACCGCTTCGCGTCGAGCCTCAACAACGTCAGCTTCGAGACGCCGCGGAGCGACATCCTCGGAGCGTACTACCGCTCCGCCGTCGGCGGCGTGGTCAGGACCGACTTCCCTGACAACCCGCCCTCGCCCTTCAACTTCACAGCCGACGACCTACCCCCGGAGCTCGCGCTGACCGCGAGGGACACGAGGGTGAAGGTCCTGGAGTACGGCACCGTGCTGGAGGTGGTGTTGCAGGGCACGACCATCCTCGGCGGCGACAGCCACCCCATGCACCTGCACGGGTTCAGCTTCTACGTGGTGGGGAGAGGGATTGGCAACTTTGACAAGCGCACGGACCCGGCCAAGTACAACCTGGTCGACCCGCCGTACCAGAACACCGTCTCCGTTCCCAAGAATGGATGGGTTGCAATCCGCCTCCGTGCTGAGAACCCTG GCGTATGGTTCATGCATTGCCATTTCGAACGCCACATGGTATGGGGGATGGAAACGGTGTTCATTGTGAAGAACGGCAAGGGACCAGATGCCAAGATCATGCCACCACCTCCAAATATGCCCAGGTGCtga